A single genomic interval of Bacteroidetes bacterium GWF2_43_63 harbors:
- a CDS encoding nickel ABC transporter ATP-binding protein, producing the protein MEKILELKNISYSYFGKIPALQQISLDVIKGEMLCIMGQNGSGKSTLLSIMNGLVFPDQGEVLFHEKQVTEKSLKDQYFNAQFRQKTAFVFQNPDVQLFCSTVFEELLFAPLQLNISQDEAETRALELLKTLEIENLKDRSVLSLSGGEKKKVAIASVLTVNPELILVDEPLAGLDPKSQTYFIELLFELNRAGKTIVFSTHHLDLVDHLQPRVAVLSEDHTIKKTGTASQILNDEEFLISANLIHEHIHKHGEEVHKHYHSHYVFHKHGKH; encoded by the coding sequence ATGGAAAAAATACTTGAACTAAAAAATATTTCCTATTCCTATTTTGGGAAAATACCGGCACTGCAGCAGATCAGCCTTGATGTAATAAAAGGCGAAATGCTTTGCATAATGGGGCAAAATGGCAGCGGAAAGTCCACACTGCTGAGTATCATGAACGGGTTGGTTTTTCCAGATCAGGGGGAGGTTTTGTTTCATGAAAAACAAGTGACCGAAAAATCGCTGAAGGACCAATATTTCAATGCACAGTTTAGACAGAAGACAGCGTTTGTGTTTCAAAACCCGGATGTGCAACTGTTTTGCAGCACTGTTTTCGAAGAACTGCTCTTTGCCCCGCTCCAGCTAAATATTTCGCAGGATGAAGCTGAAACTCGTGCCCTGGAATTACTAAAAACGCTGGAAATCGAAAATCTGAAAGACCGATCGGTTCTCTCACTTTCGGGAGGCGAAAAAAAGAAAGTGGCCATTGCCTCTGTTCTGACCGTAAACCCGGAGCTTATTCTGGTGGACGAACCACTTGCCGGACTCGATCCGAAATCACAAACATATTTCATTGAATTGCTTTTCGAACTAAATCGTGCCGGAAAAACCATTGTGTTTTCAACCCATCACCTCGATCTGGTCGATCATCTGCAGCCACGTGTGGCTGTGCTTTCAGAAGATCACACAATTAAAAAAACCGGAACAGCTTCGCAAATTCTGAACGATGAGGAATTTCTGATTAGTGCAAATCTTATTCACGAACACATACACAAACATGGCGAAGAAGTGCATAAACACTATCATTCGCATTATGTCTTTCATAAACACGGCAAGCACTGA
- a CDS encoding nickel-responsive regulator, translated as MKVKRFGVSLDEQILTELDHFVDQRKFPNRSQAIRYLISNYLIEEKVDGNKTVAGSIILVYDHHKRELQNKSTSIQHDFHDIILSVMHVHIDHHNCLETIAVMGKSGKLKALADQLIAIKGVKHGKLVITTTE; from the coding sequence ATGAAAGTAAAACGATTCGGCGTATCACTCGATGAACAGATCCTTACGGAGCTGGATCATTTTGTTGACCAGCGCAAATTTCCGAATCGTTCGCAAGCCATTCGCTATCTGATTTCCAATTATCTGATCGAAGAGAAAGTGGATGGTAACAAAACCGTGGCCGGCAGCATCATTCTGGTGTACGACCATCACAAACGCGAACTGCAAAACAAATCAACTTCCATTCAGCACGATTTTCACGACATTATTTTATCTGTGATGCACGTGCATATCGATCATCACAATTGCCTTGAAACTATTGCTGTGATGGGCAAATCAGGAAAGCTGAAGGCCCTCGCCGACCAACTCATCGCCATCAAAGGCGTGAAACACGGAAAACTTGTAATTACAACAACTGAGTAA